The window TAAAATTGTGCGTGATACTAAAACTGGTAAAATTGAAGTGTATTATGACGACATGGATAAACCAATTATGGTGGCAGAAGATAAGACTTTCTTAAAAGGTAGAATTGGATTGGGCACTTTTGATGATACAGGCTGTTTTGACAATCTCCAAATCTGGAACACTGCTGACAGTAAGATTGGTTCACAGAAATAACTATTTGAGTGCCTCGAATAGCCAGTTATAGTCATATTCCGTTTCACTGCTTGCCATAATCAATTCATGAATATTTGCGAGACAAGCAGATAGTTGTTCCCGGTCTCTTGGAGACCAGGGATATCTGACTAACCATAATGTTGTAAAAAGGGCAAATAGAAGGTCTTCGAAGTTCTCTTTTATAAACCAGGTCCTTCCGCCATATTCATGAACACCAAGAATATCCTGGACACCTTTATCTGAAAAAATTGGATATAAATGTGGTGCCCAGGGTCCTCGTTGTAGATATGTCAATCGTTCTGCATGTTCAATACAAATACGGATAATTTCGGCTTCTTTCTCCGCTGTGGATTTATCTAAACCTAATGCGGAAAAGCCTTTTGCAATCACTTGTGTTAAGTGCCATTCTTTGAGCCATTGTGCTGTAATTGATGAAATCTCATTAGACTCATAAGAAGGAGGTCCGAGCAACATCAACGCAAGCCCACCTAACTTACGCAACAAGTTCCAAACAGTAAAAATTCGAGACAACCTTAATTGTTCAGAACTATAGAAAGCAAGTCGAGTCCCCAAATACGATTGTATCTCAGGTTCATCCTCAATTTTACAAAACTCAATATATCTATGATAGATTTTACGGCTCTCATCATCTATTGTCTCTTCTACCCAGGGGTTTATGGGAAATGGATATTGGATTCTCCGTGCAACTGCAGACCAAAAAATCTCTAATGCCCTTGTTAACCGTTCTCTATCTACCTCTTCTCCTTTGATTAGAGGTCCTATCAATTCAGGATTCATAACCTCTTCAAAGGGTCCTATTACATCCGAGAATAAAAACTCATGATATAGATTCTCTATGTTATAAACACCTTTACCAGCCAGAACCTCCGCTATCTTACCCCAGATTCCATCACGGTCGTAAACTTCACGCCAGTCTAAAAAAACTGCATATTCATATCCTTGCAGCTCAAGATAAATTCCGTTATTACATAAATGAGAACCTGTATAAATGTAATCTAAACCTTTTCTAAAATCATGAAAAATATAAAAGATTCCCGGCTCCGACTTAAATCCCAATGCTTCCCCTAATGTATGAGTTATAAGTTCCGGATTTTCTGCAGACCCTACATTAATTGGAGTAGAACGATAAATACGACCGCGCGTGGTATTATAAGAATTGTTATAGAAGATTAAGGCTCGTTCTAATCCTTCTCGATTTGTGTAGGCAAATACATTTTCATCTACCCAGCCCTCCGGTGTAATAAAATCATATAAAGTAAAATTTCTAGATCCACTAAAAAGATGTCGCTTCTTCATTAACGGGAATATCTCTCGTTCGTGCCTACGAATTAAATCCTCATCAGGCAATTCATCCCAGTAGGCACGCGGATATTCCATACCATACTTTTCAGTAAAACCCTCAATCTGTCCGTGTCCGAACATAGGCAGTCCCGGAAGTGTCACCATCATTGTAGCAACCCCAAAATATTTATCACCTTTACCAAACTGGGCGACAGCCGTTTCTTCATCAGGATTATTCATAAAGTTCACAAATCTCTGTAAAATGGGTGGACTGAATTCCAACACATTTTTTATTGTCTGACGATACTTTGCGTTATCCTCCATTTTAAGCATATTCATAAAAGCACTGTTATAGACACGGTGCATGCCGAGTGTGCGAACAAAGTATCCTTCCAGCAACCAGAAAGCCTCTGCCAACAGCAAAGTATCGGGAGTCTCTTCCGCAACCACATCCACTACTTCACGCCAGAACTCTTTTGGAAAATATTTATCAAACTCTTCACGCGTCATCCCATATTCTGCACGGGATGGAATAGCCCCACCTTCTCCCGGAGCAGGAAACCATAATCTCTGGAAATGCCGCTTTGTAAGTGTCATCGCTGCATCAAATCGTATAATTGGGAACATACGTGCTACATGTAAAATGTTTCTCTTCACTGCTTCTCGGACCTCAGACAATAGAAAATTCAACTGTGCGGTGTCATTCCAGGGCATGTGTGTGCCATCGTTTCCATGATATATATATCGAACTTCTCCAGTCCTATAATTTTGCCACTTAAAAACAACAGCAGCATCAGAATTGTCCCAATACCCATCCTCAATTTGAATACCTATATCCGGGTGCAATGACAGGTTAGGACCGTTAAAGCGATATGAAGGAAATGGAGGATACGGCGACTGAATAAACCAGCCCGGATGTTCAACTATCCAGCGTGAATAAATCCCAAAGTGATTAGGAACCATATCACTTGCTAAACGGATGCCTCTCTGAAATGCACGCTCTTGAAGTCGTCTTAATGCCTGTTCCCCTCCGAGGTCCTCTGCAATTTCATAATCATACAATGAATATGCCGACGCTAATGCTTCTGGATTTCCTGTCATCCTTTTTATCTTCTTTGACGCCTCCGAACGTTCCCATACACCAATAAGCCATAGCCCAGAAAATCCCCATTCCGCTAATTGGTCTAATTCTTCATCTGGAATATCATCTAAATGTTTAATAGTCCGTTGATACTTCCTCGATAGTTGAGACAACCAAACATAAGTTGACTTCGCAATCAAAACGAGATTTGGCATCCAGTCGCGATCCGGCGAAAATGCCTCATACTCCTCATAACCTAAACGTTTCAACAAATTAAAATCAAGGACATCTGAAGGTCCTTTCCCAAAACCTCGCCACTGCCTTTCCTCCTGAATAATACCCCAAATAATATCTATATCTATCAATAGTGAAGCAGGTAAGAAAAAACTCCAATTCTTGCGGATATAATTCAGTTGTTCTTCTAAAGAATGCGGACACGCACGAATCGGTTCCCATAGTGTATCCCATAAATTTCGTCTTGTTTCTGGAAGAGGAGGCCATGTGGTTAAAATAGTTTCCGCTTTGTCAATCAATTTTGGATAGTAAGGTTCCTGTTCCTTTAATAAATCATCAGAAAATAAAACGTTATACTTTTTGCCTGCAGGATTTTGATTTGTTATCCATCCCAATAGAACTTCTTGTAAAAGATGCTCCAAAGCGGAATCGCCACGAGGTTCTCTTGAAAAAAATACATCATGTTGACATTTCTTTCGAAAATAATCTTCTGGCGGAAATTCATTTAGCCACTTTGTTAATACATCAAATATTTTTTCAGAATATTCTTCCTGTATAAGGTCACCCAATTCTAAGAATGGTGCCGATTTAACTCTCATTCCATAATAATGAATGATGTAGCGAAACACCTCCGTTATAATTTCCAGAGCTCGCAATTCACCTTGCGACCAATATGAAAAATCTACACGGTGAGAATTTAACTGATTTACCTTCTCTACCAGAGAGCGAATCCATAAAGACTTACGCTCTTTTTCTGAAAGAGTTTGTTCCATCTCCTTAAATATCTGTTGTGGGTCCCAATCCTCCCATGCTCTTCTATTCCATAAAAAACTTACTGGGTACCAATCCTGAGATTTCAAAAACTCCATTCGTTCACGTATCCCTTTCTGTTAGTCAACATTGATATTGCTTTATTCACAACCTTATGTTCAATAAATGTATATAAGGAAAGAAGTACAATATATGCGTTCAGTAAAGTTAATAAATTATAATACATTTTGTAGTATGTTTTTCACGGCTGCAAAAAACATATACATAACTAAAGAAGGTTGTATTATGTTTCTTCGAACAACACTTTTTATTAGAGAACAAAAGTTTTTTGATAAACTTTTCCCATATATTTTTGTCATTCTATTTTTCATCTCGATTTTTAACTTAGGGTGCAAACAAACCAGTGAAAAATCTGGTATCGTT is drawn from Candidatus Hydrogenedens sp. and contains these coding sequences:
- a CDS encoding alpha-amylase family glycosyl hydrolase, whose product is MEFLKSQDWYPVSFLWNRRAWEDWDPQQIFKEMEQTLSEKERKSLWIRSLVEKVNQLNSHRVDFSYWSQGELRALEIITEVFRYIIHYYGMRVKSAPFLELGDLIQEEYSEKIFDVLTKWLNEFPPEDYFRKKCQHDVFFSREPRGDSALEHLLQEVLLGWITNQNPAGKKYNVLFSDDLLKEQEPYYPKLIDKAETILTTWPPLPETRRNLWDTLWEPIRACPHSLEEQLNYIRKNWSFFLPASLLIDIDIIWGIIQEERQWRGFGKGPSDVLDFNLLKRLGYEEYEAFSPDRDWMPNLVLIAKSTYVWLSQLSRKYQRTIKHLDDIPDEELDQLAEWGFSGLWLIGVWERSEASKKIKRMTGNPEALASAYSLYDYEIAEDLGGEQALRRLQERAFQRGIRLASDMVPNHFGIYSRWIVEHPGWFIQSPYPPFPSYRFNGPNLSLHPDIGIQIEDGYWDNSDAAVVFKWQNYRTGEVRYIYHGNDGTHMPWNDTAQLNFLLSEVREAVKRNILHVARMFPIIRFDAAMTLTKRHFQRLWFPAPGEGGAIPSRAEYGMTREEFDKYFPKEFWREVVDVVAEETPDTLLLAEAFWLLEGYFVRTLGMHRVYNSAFMNMLKMEDNAKYRQTIKNVLEFSPPILQRFVNFMNNPDEETAVAQFGKGDKYFGVATMMVTLPGLPMFGHGQIEGFTEKYGMEYPRAYWDELPDEDLIRRHEREIFPLMKKRHLFSGSRNFTLYDFITPEGWVDENVFAYTNREGLERALIFYNNSYNTTRGRIYRSTPINVGSAENPELITHTLGEALGFKSEPGIFYIFHDFRKGLDYIYTGSHLCNNGIYLELQGYEYAVFLDWREVYDRDGIWGKIAEVLAGKGVYNIENLYHEFLFSDVIGPFEEVMNPELIGPLIKGEEVDRERLTRALEIFWSAVARRIQYPFPINPWVEETIDDESRKIYHRYIEFCKIEDEPEIQSYLGTRLAFYSSEQLRLSRIFTVWNLLRKLGGLALMLLGPPSYESNEISSITAQWLKEWHLTQVIAKGFSALGLDKSTAEKEAEIIRICIEHAERLTYLQRGPWAPHLYPIFSDKGVQDILGVHEYGGRTWFIKENFEDLLFALFTTLWLVRYPWSPRDREQLSACLANIHELIMASSETEYDYNWLFEALK